The Burkholderia cepacia genome includes a region encoding these proteins:
- a CDS encoding 3-hydroxyacyl-CoA dehydrogenase NAD-binding domain-containing protein: MNKNIGRIAIVGAGVIGASWAAFYLTQGFDVVATDPAPQADARLRDALAAFLGDEAAALTQRLTFDADLARALDGVDFVQENGPERLDLKRALYRQMDDVLPARVPIASSSSGLKMSDIQTACEKHPERCLIAHPFNPPHLIPLVELVGGEATGQDVIARVKAFYDALGKQTIVLNKEMTGHVANRLAAALFREVYHLVGEGVVSVADADKAVAWGPGLRWGLMGQCLTYHLGGGAGGIAHFLEHLSGPITSWWDDLGTPSFDPDVDRKLNDELRAIQGERSMQELAAERDRLLVELIDARRRSFLP, translated from the coding sequence ATGAACAAGAACATCGGACGCATCGCGATCGTCGGCGCCGGCGTGATCGGCGCCAGCTGGGCCGCTTTCTACCTGACGCAGGGCTTCGACGTCGTCGCGACCGATCCGGCGCCGCAAGCCGACGCGCGGCTGCGCGACGCACTGGCCGCGTTTCTCGGCGACGAGGCCGCAGCGCTGACGCAGCGGCTCACGTTCGACGCGGACCTGGCGCGCGCGCTCGACGGCGTCGACTTCGTGCAGGAGAACGGCCCGGAGCGGCTCGACCTGAAGCGTGCGCTGTACCGGCAGATGGACGACGTGCTGCCCGCGCGCGTGCCGATCGCGTCGAGTTCGTCGGGCCTGAAAATGTCGGACATCCAGACCGCGTGCGAAAAGCATCCGGAACGGTGCCTGATCGCGCATCCGTTCAATCCGCCGCACCTGATTCCGCTCGTCGAGCTGGTCGGCGGCGAGGCCACCGGCCAGGACGTGATCGCGCGCGTGAAGGCTTTCTACGATGCGCTCGGCAAGCAGACGATCGTCCTCAACAAGGAGATGACCGGCCACGTCGCGAACCGGCTCGCGGCCGCGCTGTTCCGCGAGGTGTATCACCTCGTCGGCGAAGGCGTCGTGAGCGTTGCCGATGCGGACAAGGCCGTCGCATGGGGGCCCGGCCTGCGCTGGGGGCTGATGGGGCAGTGCCTGACCTATCACCTCGGTGGCGGCGCGGGCGGAATCGCGCACTTTCTCGAACACCTGTCGGGGCCGATCACGAGCTGGTGGGACGACCTCGGCACGCCGTCGTTCGACCCGGACGTCGATCGCAAGCTGAACGACGAATTGCGCGCGATCCAGGGCGAGCGCTCGATGCAGGAACTGGCGGCCGAACGCGACCGCCTGCTCGTCGAGCTGATCGACGCGCGCCGCCGCAGCTTCCTGCCCTGA
- a CDS encoding DUF4148 domain-containing protein — MNLMRFAVATAAAALLSPAFAQTDAAAPAPGLTRAEVIAQLKQAYLDGELPTNDGNYPPSAATRARNRERLDAVRPAWAMQAQQPASQQ, encoded by the coding sequence ATGAACCTCATGCGATTCGCCGTCGCGACCGCCGCCGCCGCCCTGCTTTCCCCCGCCTTCGCCCAGACCGATGCCGCCGCGCCCGCACCGGGCCTGACACGCGCGGAAGTCATCGCCCAGCTCAAGCAGGCCTATCTCGACGGCGAACTGCCGACGAACGACGGCAACTACCCGCCGAGCGCCGCGACGCGCGCGCGCAACCGCGAACGGCTCGACGCGGTGCGGCCCGCGTGGGCGATGCAGGCGCAGCAGCCGGCGTCGCAGCAGTAG
- a CDS encoding LysR substrate-binding domain-containing protein, which translates to MRPLPPELLRSFVAVAQSGSFTAASERVSLSQSTVSQHIRRLEELLDRPLFERDTRNVHLSQHGDALFRYAVRILELMDEAVTSVCGPPLSGKVRLAMSEDFASAHLTAALASFVQRNPEVELAISTGLSGDLFDALDEGRHDLVFAKRIAGSRRGRVIRSEPLYWCTGPDSRITGHETVLPLAMHPEPSVSRRRVLESLEAVGRPYRIAVVSSSVAVLRAAASAGLGVSAFAGYVIPAGLARLDAGLPELGELEYVIDRPAAASRSTLALEATLVAAAAGL; encoded by the coding sequence ATGCGCCCGTTACCGCCCGAACTGCTGCGCAGCTTCGTCGCCGTCGCCCAGTCCGGCAGCTTCACCGCCGCGTCCGAGCGCGTGAGCCTGTCGCAGTCGACCGTCAGCCAGCATATCCGCCGCCTCGAGGAGCTGCTCGACCGGCCGCTGTTCGAGCGCGACACGCGCAACGTGCACCTGTCGCAGCACGGCGACGCGCTGTTCCGCTACGCGGTGCGCATCCTCGAACTGATGGACGAAGCCGTCACGTCGGTGTGCGGGCCGCCGCTGTCGGGCAAGGTGCGGCTCGCGATGTCGGAGGATTTCGCGTCGGCGCACCTGACGGCCGCGCTCGCGAGCTTCGTGCAGCGCAATCCGGAAGTCGAGCTCGCGATCTCGACCGGGCTGTCGGGCGACCTGTTCGACGCGCTCGACGAAGGGCGGCACGATCTCGTGTTCGCGAAGCGCATCGCGGGCAGCCGGCGCGGCCGCGTGATCCGCAGCGAGCCGCTGTACTGGTGCACGGGCCCCGATTCGCGGATCACCGGCCACGAGACCGTGCTGCCGCTCGCGATGCATCCGGAGCCGAGCGTGTCGCGCCGCCGCGTGCTCGAATCGCTCGAAGCCGTCGGGCGGCCGTACCGGATCGCGGTAGTCAGCAGCAGCGTCGCGGTGCTGCGCGCCGCTGCGAGCGCGGGGCTCGGCGTCAGCGCGTTCGCGGGCTACGTGATCCCGGCCGGGCTCGCGCGGCTCGACGCGGGGCTGCCCGAACTCGGCGAACTCGAATACGTGATCGACCGCCCGGCGGCCGCGTCGCGATCCACGCTCGCGCTCGAGGCAACGCTGGTCGCCGCCGCGGCCGGGCTGTAA